In Geopsychrobacter electrodiphilus DSM 16401, a single window of DNA contains:
- a CDS encoding HNH endonuclease → MDFLEEVTEEQIRREREKARALRKQGWWQNRIAQGSCHYCAGQVPPKELTLDHIVPLARGGRSTRGNCVPACKSCNNKKRDLLPIEWQEYLETLQRS, encoded by the coding sequence GGTGACAGAGGAGCAGATCCGGCGCGAACGGGAGAAAGCCCGCGCTCTGCGAAAGCAGGGCTGGTGGCAGAATCGCATCGCTCAGGGGAGCTGTCACTACTGCGCAGGACAGGTACCCCCAAAAGAGTTGACTCTGGACCATATCGTCCCGCTAGCGCGAGGCGGTCGCAGTACCAGGGGGAACTGTGTCCCTGCGTGCAAGTCATGTAATAACAAGAAACGAGATCTGTTGCCGATTGAGTGGCAGGAGTATCTTGAGACCCTGCAGCGTAGCTGA